From a single Streptomyces sp. NBC_01264 genomic region:
- a CDS encoding DUF1707 SHOCT-like domain-containing protein: MDLEKQPSSVPAPAPAPAHAPGLRASDADRDRIAQILADAVAEGRLTAEEHSERLDSLYAVKTVAELGVLVRDLPAPGADGRPEPAYVGAPAGAPVETVVAVCSSSSRKGRWRPGAHTRAVSVLGDITIDLTQAVFEQQVTEFNVTSVLGNVEILVPENVTLRGYGSGVLGNFEVRGMGLGATDPQAPVVIVRGFALLGNIEARPKAGARLVDLANRLRKGRESSL; encoded by the coding sequence GTGGACCTGGAAAAGCAGCCCTCATCCGTGCCGGCCCCCGCGCCGGCCCCCGCGCACGCCCCCGGGCTGCGCGCCTCCGACGCGGACCGGGACCGGATCGCGCAGATCCTCGCCGACGCCGTCGCCGAAGGCCGGCTGACCGCCGAGGAGCACTCCGAGCGGCTCGACTCGCTGTACGCGGTGAAGACGGTCGCCGAGCTGGGCGTGCTCGTACGGGACCTGCCCGCCCCCGGCGCCGACGGCCGGCCGGAGCCCGCGTACGTGGGGGCGCCGGCGGGCGCCCCGGTCGAGACGGTCGTCGCCGTGTGCAGCAGTTCTTCCCGCAAGGGCCGCTGGCGGCCGGGCGCGCACACCCGCGCGGTCTCGGTCCTGGGCGACATCACCATCGACCTGACCCAGGCGGTCTTCGAGCAGCAGGTCACCGAGTTCAACGTGACCAGCGTCCTCGGCAACGTCGAGATCCTGGTGCCGGAGAACGTCACCCTGCGCGGCTACGGCAGCGGGGTGCTCGGCAACTTCGAGGTGCGGGGCATGGGGCTCGGCGCGACCGACCCGCAGGCCCCGGTCGTGATCGTCCGCGGCTTCGCGCTGCTGGGCAACATCGAGGCCCGTCCCAAGGCGGGCGCCCGCCTGGTGGACCTGGCGAACCGGCTCCGCAAGGGCCGGGAGAGCTCCCTGTAA
- a CDS encoding TIGR03086 family metal-binding protein — MTASTWDLLDQAYEALRSVAAALPADALGAPTPCDQWNVGQVLQHAAGDQLAYAGRLTGGPGPAEDPFAPTGALTGSPTELLEPALAAAAEAFAGVEPGAAEVAVPLPPFTLPAGTAVGAAALDAAVHAWDLAVATGQASPLTPALAAALSPAARVLAEPLRGFAYAPALLPAPDPDTDPVGALLAFLGRRPDWTPSAGFTSG, encoded by the coding sequence ATGACCGCATCCACATGGGACCTGCTCGACCAGGCGTACGAGGCCCTGCGCTCCGTCGCCGCCGCCCTGCCGGCCGATGCCCTCGGCGCGCCGACGCCGTGTGACCAGTGGAATGTCGGCCAAGTGCTCCAGCACGCGGCCGGCGACCAGCTCGCCTACGCGGGCCGCCTCACCGGCGGGCCGGGACCGGCCGAGGACCCCTTCGCGCCCACCGGCGCCCTGACGGGCAGCCCCACGGAGCTGCTGGAGCCCGCCCTGGCCGCCGCCGCGGAGGCCTTCGCCGGGGTCGAGCCGGGCGCCGCCGAGGTGGCCGTGCCGCTGCCCCCGTTCACCCTGCCCGCCGGGACCGCGGTCGGCGCGGCCGCCCTCGACGCCGCCGTGCACGCCTGGGACCTCGCGGTCGCCACCGGCCAGGCCTCCCCGCTCACCCCCGCCCTGGCGGCGGCCCTGAGCCCGGCCGCCCGGGTGCTCGCCGAGCCGCTGCGCGGGTTCGCGTACGCCCCGGCGCTCCTTCCCGCGCCCGATCCGGACACCGATCCGGTCGGTGCGCTGCTCGCCTTCCTGGGCCGCCGCCCCGACTGGACGCCCTCCGCGGGGTTTACGTCCGGGTGA
- a CDS encoding WhiB family transcriptional regulator — MPHPPRQSLQVAAVQSLQGRPAAVVPKPRVPAREEDGSWHADAVCRRDEAGLFFAPSKEPTAARLSREDAAKRVCARCPVMVACREHALIQPEPYGVWGGLTAAERRVVLARRRRRAGELREAS, encoded by the coding sequence GTGCCGCATCCGCCGCGCCAGTCCCTGCAGGTAGCCGCCGTCCAGAGTCTTCAGGGGCGCCCGGCGGCGGTCGTCCCGAAGCCGCGGGTGCCGGCCAGGGAAGAGGACGGCTCATGGCACGCGGACGCGGTGTGCCGGCGCGACGAGGCCGGGCTCTTCTTCGCCCCCTCCAAGGAGCCGACCGCCGCCCGGCTGTCCCGTGAGGACGCTGCCAAGCGGGTCTGCGCCCGCTGCCCCGTCATGGTCGCCTGCCGGGAGCACGCACTCATCCAGCCCGAGCCCTACGGGGTCTGGGGCGGGCTGACGGCCGCCGAGCGCCGGGTGGTGCTGGCCCGCCGGCGGCGCCGGGCGGGGGAGCTGCGCGAAGCCTCGTGA
- the glpX gene encoding class II fructose-bisphosphatase — MTEHNLPPQLEVSPEAPDRNLALELVRVTEAAAMAAGRWVGRGDKLGADGAAVNAMRTLISTVSMNGVVVIGEGEKDEAPMLFNGERVGDGTGAEVDIAVDPIDGTTLNAKGMPNAIAVLAAADRGTMFDPSAVFYMEKLVTGPEAADFVDINAPVSVNIRRVAKAKNMAVEDVTVIILDRPRHEGIVKEIRETGARIKFISDGDVAGSVLAVTEDSGIDLLLGIGGTPEGIISACAIKCMGGTIQGKLWPKDEAERQKAIDAGHDLDRVLFTDDLVSGDNVFFVATGITDGELLRGVHYRSETATTSSLVMRSKSGTIRQIDSTHRLSKLRAYSAIDFDRAK, encoded by the coding sequence ATGACCGAGCACAACCTGCCGCCCCAGCTCGAAGTCTCTCCGGAGGCACCCGACCGCAACCTCGCCCTGGAACTCGTACGGGTCACCGAGGCCGCCGCCATGGCCGCGGGCCGCTGGGTCGGACGCGGTGACAAGCTCGGCGCCGACGGCGCTGCCGTCAACGCGATGCGGACCCTGATCTCCACCGTCTCGATGAACGGCGTCGTCGTCATCGGCGAGGGCGAGAAGGACGAAGCCCCGATGCTCTTCAACGGCGAGCGGGTCGGCGACGGCACCGGTGCCGAGGTCGACATCGCCGTGGACCCCATCGACGGCACCACCCTGAACGCCAAGGGCATGCCGAACGCGATCGCCGTGCTGGCCGCCGCCGACCGCGGCACCATGTTCGACCCGTCCGCGGTGTTCTACATGGAGAAGCTGGTCACCGGTCCCGAGGCCGCCGACTTCGTCGACATCAACGCCCCGGTCTCCGTCAACATCCGCCGCGTCGCCAAGGCCAAGAACATGGCCGTGGAGGACGTCACGGTGATCATCCTCGACCGTCCCCGCCACGAGGGCATCGTCAAGGAGATCCGCGAGACCGGCGCGCGCATCAAGTTCATCTCCGACGGCGACGTCGCCGGCTCGGTGCTGGCCGTCACGGAGGACAGCGGCATCGACCTGCTGCTCGGCATCGGCGGCACCCCCGAGGGCATCATCTCGGCGTGCGCGATCAAGTGCATGGGCGGCACCATCCAGGGCAAGCTGTGGCCCAAGGACGAAGCCGAGCGCCAGAAGGCGATCGACGCGGGCCACGACCTGGACCGCGTCCTGTTCACGGACGACCTGGTCTCCGGCGACAACGTGTTCTTCGTCGCCACCGGCATCACGGACGGCGAGCTGCTGCGCGGCGTCCACTACCGCTCGGAGACCGCGACGACCTCCTCGCTGGTCATGCGCTCGAAGTCGGGCACGATCCGGCAGATCGACTCGACCCACCGCCTCTCGAAGCTCCGCGCGTACAGCGCGATCGACTTCGACCGCGCCAAGTAG
- a CDS encoding DUF4245 domain-containing protein, whose product MKGKQTVVDMIRSLAVIGLVVGGIYLVIPHDEKADPTKVVDYRVESLTARRAAPYPVAVPVGLPPEWRATSVGYTRKEASAWHLGFLDPEQQYVAVEQSADVSDKYIGKVTRQATATGETQQVGDQVWERWDGAKYDALVRHEQGYVTVVTGTASFEQLGSMAAALEFKQGS is encoded by the coding sequence ATGAAGGGCAAGCAGACGGTCGTGGACATGATCCGGTCCCTCGCGGTGATCGGACTCGTGGTCGGGGGGATCTATTTGGTCATCCCACATGACGAGAAGGCCGACCCGACGAAGGTGGTCGACTACCGCGTCGAAAGCCTCACGGCCCGGCGCGCGGCGCCGTACCCCGTGGCGGTGCCCGTCGGGCTGCCGCCGGAGTGGCGGGCGACCTCGGTCGGGTACACGCGCAAGGAGGCCAGCGCCTGGCACCTGGGCTTCCTGGACCCGGAGCAGCAGTACGTGGCGGTGGAGCAGTCCGCGGACGTCTCGGACAAGTACATCGGGAAGGTCACCCGGCAGGCGACGGCCACCGGGGAGACCCAGCAGGTCGGCGACCAGGTCTGGGAGCGCTGGGACGGCGCGAAGTACGACGCCCTCGTGCGGCACGAGCAGGGCTACGTCACGGTGGTGACCGGGACGGCCTCCTTCGAGCAGCTCGGCTCGATGGCTGCGGCGCTGGAGTTCAAGCAGGGTTCGTAG
- a CDS encoding malonic semialdehyde reductase, whose translation MSLVLDAAAQDLLFREARTANTFSDEPVTEEQVQAIYDLVKFGPTAFNQTPLRITLVRSPEARERLVKHMAEGNQAKTATAPLVAILSADNEFHEELPQLLPHFPQAKDAFFSERPVREQSALVNSALQAAYFIIGVRAAGLAAGPMTGLDFAGLQKEFLDGDHTPVMVINIGKPGEDAWFPRSPRLEFDQVITTV comes from the coding sequence ATGTCTCTCGTTCTCGACGCCGCCGCTCAGGACCTCCTCTTCCGCGAGGCCCGCACCGCCAACACGTTCTCCGACGAGCCGGTGACCGAGGAGCAGGTCCAGGCGATCTACGACCTGGTGAAGTTCGGCCCGACCGCCTTCAACCAGACGCCGCTGCGCATCACCCTGGTCCGCTCCCCCGAGGCCCGCGAGCGCCTCGTGAAGCACATGGCCGAGGGCAACCAGGCCAAGACCGCCACCGCCCCGCTGGTCGCGATCCTGTCCGCGGACAACGAGTTCCACGAGGAGCTCCCGCAGCTGCTCCCCCACTTCCCGCAGGCCAAGGACGCCTTCTTCTCCGAGCGCCCGGTCCGCGAGCAGTCCGCGCTGGTCAACTCCGCGCTGCAGGCCGCGTACTTCATCATCGGCGTCCGCGCCGCCGGCCTGGCCGCCGGCCCGATGACCGGCCTGGACTTCGCCGGCCTCCAGAAGGAGTTCCTGGACGGCGACCACACCCCGGTGATGGTCATCAACATCGGCAAGCCGGGCGAGGACGCCTGGTTCCCGCGCTCCCCGCGCCTGGAGTTCGACCAGGTCATCACGACCGTCTGA
- a CDS encoding exodeoxyribonuclease VII small subunit produces MAETDTALGYEQARDELIEVVRKLEAGGTSLEDSLALWERGEELAKVCRHWLEGARARLDSALAAREAAEGAGGAGAE; encoded by the coding sequence ATGGCCGAAACCGATACGGCGCTCGGGTACGAGCAGGCCCGGGACGAGCTCATCGAGGTCGTCCGCAAGCTGGAGGCCGGCGGCACCTCGTTGGAGGACTCCCTCGCGCTCTGGGAGCGCGGCGAGGAACTCGCGAAGGTGTGCCGCCACTGGCTGGAGGGGGCCCGCGCCCGGCTGGACTCGGCGCTGGCGGCGCGCGAGGCGGCGGAGGGGGCCGGCGGAGCGGGAGCCGAGTGA
- the xseA gene encoding exodeoxyribonuclease VII large subunit, protein MGLNSSADAPLPVGQVSRLIGGWIDRLGQVWVEGQITQLSRRPGAGVVFLTLRDPSHDISLSVTCFRQVFDEVADSVTEGARVVVFAKPEWYAPRGQLSLRATEIRPVGIGELLARLERLKRSLASEGLFALDRKKPLPFLPQLIGLVVGRASAAERDVLENARRRWPAVRFEVRNVAVQGVHAVPQVVRAVKELDSMPEVDVIIVARGGGSVEDLLPFSDEEVVRTVAAARTPVVSAIGHEPDSPLLDLVADLRASTPTDAAKKVVPDVGEELERVRQLQGRGLRAVRGLLDREERGLAHALARPVFVHPQRMVETREAEVDALLARGRRTLGHLLDRADSELAHTLARVVALSPAATLERGYAVLQRADGHVVRSPADVSEGDVLRARVAEGEFPVRVTATEER, encoded by the coding sequence ATGGGTCTGAATTCGTCGGCTGACGCGCCGCTGCCGGTCGGTCAGGTGTCCCGGCTCATCGGGGGCTGGATCGACCGTCTCGGCCAGGTGTGGGTGGAAGGGCAGATCACGCAGCTCTCGCGGCGGCCGGGGGCGGGGGTGGTCTTCCTGACGCTGCGCGATCCCTCGCACGACATCTCCCTGAGCGTGACCTGCTTCCGGCAGGTCTTCGACGAGGTCGCGGACTCCGTGACGGAGGGCGCGCGCGTCGTCGTGTTCGCCAAGCCCGAGTGGTACGCCCCGCGCGGACAGCTGTCCCTGCGGGCCACCGAGATACGGCCCGTCGGCATCGGCGAGCTCCTCGCCCGGCTGGAGCGGCTCAAGCGCTCCCTCGCCTCCGAGGGGCTCTTCGCGCTGGACCGCAAGAAGCCGCTGCCGTTCCTGCCGCAGCTGATCGGGCTGGTGGTGGGCCGGGCCTCGGCGGCCGAGCGCGACGTCCTGGAGAACGCCCGGCGCAGGTGGCCGGCGGTGCGCTTCGAGGTCCGCAACGTCGCCGTCCAGGGGGTGCACGCGGTGCCCCAGGTGGTCCGGGCCGTCAAGGAGCTGGACTCCATGCCCGAGGTCGACGTGATCATCGTGGCCCGCGGCGGCGGCAGCGTGGAGGACCTGCTGCCCTTCTCCGACGAGGAGGTCGTACGGACCGTCGCGGCCGCCCGTACCCCCGTGGTCTCGGCGATCGGGCACGAGCCGGACTCCCCGCTGCTGGACCTGGTCGCGGACCTGCGGGCCTCCACGCCCACGGACGCGGCGAAGAAGGTGGTCCCGGACGTCGGCGAGGAGCTGGAGCGGGTGCGCCAGCTGCAGGGCCGGGGGCTGCGCGCCGTGCGAGGGCTGCTCGACCGGGAGGAGCGGGGGCTCGCCCACGCGCTCGCGCGGCCGGTCTTCGTCCATCCCCAGCGGATGGTGGAGACCCGGGAGGCGGAGGTGGACGCGCTGCTGGCACGCGGCCGCCGGACCCTGGGGCACTTGCTGGACCGGGCCGATTCGGAGCTGGCGCACACCCTCGCCCGGGTGGTGGCGCTGTCCCCGGCCGCCACCCTGGAGCGCGGGTACGCGGTGCTCCAGCGGGCGGACGGGCACGTGGTGCGCTCGCCCGCGGACGTGTCGGAGGGCGACGTGCTGCGGGCGCGGGTGGCGGAGGGGGAGTTCCCGGTGCGGGTCACCGCCACCGAGGAGCGTTAG
- a CDS encoding APC family permease has protein sequence MASATDPSSPPGPAGPADGPSAVPGTSLRRSLGFRDLVVYGLLFIAPMAPVGVFGTLDATSHGAVALVYLFATVAMAFTAFSYAQMVRVAPQAGSVFTYARKGLGEGPGLIAGWMAMLDYLLIPAVAYLFSGIAMNALVPEVSRWVWTALAVVVTTLLNLWGVRAAARVGFAVLAMEIAVLLVFLVSAVTVLARGAAHRDWLSPFTGDGSLGAFSMAAVLGAVSVAVLSYLGFDAIASFAEEVTGGSAKVARAVLFCLALTGVLFIAQTYLAALLSPLSAAELAADPGKQGSAFYTTVEASVGTWLHDLVAVSKAIGAAFAALAGQAAAGRLLFAMARERRLPRALARTSHGTPRPALLVAATVTLIAAVWAARRDDGLDHLVSVVDIGALVAFTLLHASLVGWFVVKRREGAPDWFKHLVIPVLGAAVTIAVIVEASWTAQLVGAVWLLVGLCLLVAQRGRRGGDQGSEPDAGVSSGG, from the coding sequence ATGGCGTCCGCGACGGATCCCAGTTCGCCGCCCGGCCCGGCCGGCCCGGCCGACGGCCCCTCCGCCGTGCCCGGCACCTCGCTGCGCCGCAGTCTCGGTTTCCGGGACCTGGTGGTCTACGGGCTGCTCTTCATCGCCCCCATGGCCCCGGTCGGCGTCTTCGGCACCCTCGACGCCACATCGCACGGCGCCGTCGCCCTCGTCTACCTCTTCGCGACCGTCGCGATGGCCTTCACCGCCTTCTCCTACGCGCAGATGGTGCGCGTGGCCCCGCAGGCCGGATCCGTCTTCACCTACGCCCGAAAGGGCCTCGGGGAGGGCCCCGGACTCATCGCCGGCTGGATGGCGATGCTCGACTACCTGCTGATCCCGGCGGTCGCGTACCTGTTCTCCGGGATCGCCATGAACGCGCTGGTCCCGGAGGTCTCCCGGTGGGTGTGGACGGCCCTGGCGGTGGTCGTGACCACCCTGCTCAACCTGTGGGGCGTACGGGCCGCCGCGCGCGTGGGCTTCGCCGTGCTGGCCATGGAGATCGCGGTCCTGCTGGTGTTCCTGGTCTCGGCGGTGACCGTACTGGCCCGGGGCGCGGCCCACCGCGACTGGCTCTCCCCCTTCACCGGCGACGGCTCGCTCGGCGCGTTCTCCATGGCCGCCGTGCTCGGCGCGGTCTCGGTGGCGGTCCTGTCCTACCTGGGCTTCGACGCCATCGCCTCCTTCGCCGAGGAGGTGACGGGCGGCAGCGCGAAGGTGGCGCGGGCGGTGCTGTTCTGCCTGGCGCTGACCGGGGTGCTGTTCATCGCCCAGACCTACCTGGCGGCCCTCCTCAGCCCCCTCTCGGCGGCGGAGCTGGCGGCCGACCCGGGGAAGCAGGGCTCGGCCTTCTACACGACCGTCGAGGCCTCCGTGGGGACGTGGCTGCACGACCTGGTCGCCGTCAGCAAGGCCATCGGGGCCGCCTTCGCGGCCCTGGCCGGGCAGGCGGCGGCGGGCCGGCTGCTCTTCGCGATGGCCCGCGAGCGGCGGCTGCCCCGCGCGCTCGCCCGTACCTCGCACGGGACCCCGCGCCCGGCCCTGCTGGTGGCGGCGACGGTCACGCTGATCGCGGCCGTGTGGGCGGCCCGGCGCGACGACGGGCTGGACCACCTGGTCTCGGTGGTGGACATCGGGGCGCTGGTGGCGTTCACGCTGCTGCACGCCTCCCTGGTCGGCTGGTTCGTGGTCAAGCGGCGCGAGGGGGCCCCGGACTGGTTCAAGCACCTGGTCATCCCGGTCCTCGGCGCCGCCGTGACCATCGCGGTGATCGTCGAGGCCTCGTGGACGGCGCAACTGGTGGGGGCGGTGTGGCTGCTGGTGGGCCTGTGCCTGCTGGTGGCCCAGCGGGGGCGGCGCGGAGGGGATCAAGGCTCCGAGCCCGACGCCGGTGTCAGTTCTGGCGGTTAG
- a CDS encoding 4-hydroxy-3-methylbut-2-enyl diphosphate reductase, with amino-acid sequence MEPMTADAPATASRRVLLAAPRGYCAGVDRAVIAVEKALEQYGAPVYVRHEIVHNKYVVKTLENKGAIFVERTEEVPEGSIVMFSAHGVAPVVHEEAARGKLATIDATCPLVTKVHKEAIRYANEDFDILLIGHEGHEEVIGTSGEAPDHITIVDGPHDVEKVTVRDESKVVWLSQTTLSVDETMETVDALKTRFPLLVSPPSDDICYATSNRQEAVKVMGKDCDLVIVVGSKNSSNSIRLVEVAVDAGAKASYLVDFASEIDEAWLEGVTTVGLTSGASVPEVLVDEVLEWLAARGYGDVEIVKTAEESIVFSLPKELRRDLRAEAAELVAAPGAAANGSSDGSSGAQK; translated from the coding sequence ATGGAGCCCATGACTGCTGACGCCCCCGCTACCGCATCCCGCCGCGTTCTGCTCGCCGCCCCGCGCGGCTACTGCGCGGGCGTGGACCGTGCCGTGATCGCCGTCGAGAAGGCCCTCGAGCAGTACGGCGCGCCGGTCTACGTGCGGCACGAGATCGTGCACAACAAGTACGTCGTGAAGACCCTGGAGAACAAGGGCGCCATCTTCGTGGAGCGGACCGAGGAGGTCCCCGAGGGCTCCATCGTGATGTTCTCCGCGCACGGCGTGGCCCCGGTGGTGCACGAGGAGGCGGCCCGCGGCAAGCTCGCGACGATCGACGCCACCTGCCCGCTGGTCACCAAGGTGCACAAGGAAGCGATCCGCTACGCGAACGAGGACTTCGACATCCTCCTCATCGGCCACGAGGGCCACGAGGAGGTCATCGGCACCTCCGGCGAGGCCCCGGACCACATCACGATCGTGGACGGCCCGCACGACGTGGAGAAGGTCACCGTCCGCGACGAATCGAAGGTCGTCTGGCTCTCGCAGACCACCCTCTCCGTCGACGAGACGATGGAGACGGTCGACGCCCTGAAGACCAGGTTCCCGCTGCTCGTCTCGCCGCCCAGCGACGACATCTGCTACGCCACCTCGAACCGCCAGGAGGCGGTCAAGGTGATGGGCAAGGACTGCGACCTGGTCATCGTCGTCGGCTCCAAGAACTCCTCGAACTCCATCCGCCTGGTCGAGGTCGCCGTCGACGCCGGCGCGAAGGCCTCGTACCTCGTGGACTTCGCGAGCGAGATCGACGAGGCCTGGCTGGAAGGCGTCACCACCGTCGGTCTGACCTCGGGCGCCTCGGTGCCGGAGGTGCTGGTCGACGAGGTGCTGGAATGGCTGGCCGCGCGCGGGTACGGGGACGTGGAGATCGTCAAGACGGCCGAGGAGTCGATCGTGTTCTCCCTGCCCAAGGAACTGCGCCGTGACCTGCGCGCGGAGGCGGCGGAGCTCGTGGCGGCGCCGGGCGCGGCCGCGAACGGGTCTTCGGACGGGTCTTCGGGCGCACAGAAGTAG
- the ppgK gene encoding polyphosphate--glucose phosphotransferase yields MEIFGVDIGGSGIKGAPVDLNRGDLAQERHKVLTPQPATPDGVAGCVVEVVRHFDWDGPVGVTFPGVVTGGVTRSAANMDKAWVGVDTAALLSSKLDGRPVTVLNDADAAGVAEMAYGAGRGVDGTVILLTLGTGIGSALFTDGHLVPNSELGHLELKGHDAETRASVKAKDDGDLTWEHWARRVGKYLAHVEMLFSPDLFIIGGGVSRKPEKFLPLIEGVRARIVPAELQNNAGIVGAAMAAHSAASA; encoded by the coding sequence ATGGAGATCTTCGGCGTGGACATCGGCGGTTCCGGGATCAAGGGCGCTCCCGTGGACCTGAACCGTGGCGACCTGGCGCAGGAGCGCCACAAGGTACTGACACCGCAGCCGGCCACCCCCGACGGGGTGGCCGGCTGCGTCGTCGAGGTGGTGCGCCACTTCGACTGGGACGGTCCCGTGGGGGTGACCTTCCCCGGGGTGGTCACGGGCGGGGTGACCCGGTCGGCGGCCAACATGGACAAGGCCTGGGTCGGCGTGGACACGGCGGCGCTGCTCTCCTCGAAGCTCGACGGCCGCCCGGTCACGGTCCTGAACGACGCGGACGCGGCCGGGGTGGCGGAGATGGCCTACGGGGCGGGGCGCGGGGTCGACGGCACCGTCATCCTGCTCACGCTGGGCACCGGGATCGGCAGCGCGCTGTTCACGGACGGGCACCTGGTGCCCAACAGCGAGCTGGGGCACCTGGAGCTGAAGGGCCACGACGCGGAGACGCGGGCCTCGGTGAAGGCGAAGGACGACGGGGACCTGACCTGGGAACACTGGGCGCGCCGGGTCGGGAAGTACCTGGCGCACGTGGAGATGCTGTTCTCCCCGGACCTCTTCATCATCGGCGGGGGCGTGAGCCGCAAGCCGGAGAAGTTCCTGCCGCTGATCGAGGGCGTACGGGCGCGGATCGTACCGGCGGAGCTGCAGAACAACGCGGGCATCGTGGGCGCGGCGATGGCGGCGCACTCGGCGGCGTCGGCGTAG
- a CDS encoding DUF6542 domain-containing protein — MERYKARTVRHPAERAPGRPPVRRLPRPRLTGLGGGLFACAAMFLIGGLDWLLFDASLFVYGLLFLPVAAATALWVRPADLITAPITAPIAFAAGVWPVSGGSGGFAGEVMGLVSALSLHAGWLYAGTLVAALITVVRKAVLMGRRRMPRRVA, encoded by the coding sequence GTGGAGCGATACAAGGCGCGTACGGTACGTCACCCAGCGGAGCGGGCCCCCGGCCGGCCCCCGGTACGCCGGCTGCCCCGGCCCCGGCTGACCGGGCTCGGCGGCGGGCTCTTCGCCTGCGCCGCGATGTTCCTGATCGGCGGCCTCGACTGGCTGCTGTTCGACGCCTCACTGTTCGTCTACGGCCTGCTCTTCCTGCCCGTCGCGGCCGCCACCGCCCTGTGGGTGCGGCCCGCCGACCTCATCACCGCGCCGATCACCGCCCCGATCGCCTTCGCCGCCGGAGTGTGGCCCGTCTCGGGCGGCTCCGGCGGCTTCGCCGGCGAGGTGATGGGTCTGGTGTCCGCGCTGTCCCTGCACGCCGGCTGGCTGTACGCCGGCACGCTCGTGGCGGCGCTGATCACGGTGGTGCGCAAGGCCGTCCTCATGGGCCGCCGCCGGATGCCCCGCCGCGTCGCCTGA
- the ychF gene encoding redox-regulated ATPase YchF, translating to MSLTIGIVGLPNVGKSTLFNALTKNDVLAANYPFATIEPNVGVVGVPDARLGVLAGIFGSAKLLPATVDFVDIAGIVRGASEGEGLGNKFLANIRESDAICQVIRAFKDENVVHVDGKVSPKDDIETINTELILADLQSIEKAVPRLTKESRLQKEKIAVLAAVEKAVKILEAGDTLFSHGITKGTEQGDLLHELHLLTVKPFLYVFNVDEDELTDDAFKAEQSALVAPAEAIFLNAKLEAELIELEDDEALELLQSVGQEEPGMATLGRVGFATLGLQTYLTAGPKETRAWTIKKGATAPEAAGVIHTDFQRGFIKAEIISFEDLVACGSVAEARSKGKARMEGKDYVMQDGDVVEFRFNV from the coding sequence GTGTCGCTCACGATCGGAATCGTCGGCCTGCCGAATGTCGGCAAGTCGACCCTGTTCAACGCCCTGACCAAGAACGACGTGCTGGCGGCCAACTACCCGTTCGCCACGATCGAGCCGAACGTCGGCGTCGTCGGCGTTCCGGACGCTCGCCTCGGCGTCCTGGCCGGCATCTTCGGTTCCGCCAAGCTCCTCCCGGCGACGGTCGACTTCGTCGACATCGCCGGCATCGTGCGCGGTGCGTCGGAGGGCGAGGGCCTCGGCAACAAGTTCCTCGCGAACATCCGCGAGTCGGACGCGATCTGCCAGGTCATCCGCGCCTTCAAAGACGAGAACGTCGTCCACGTCGACGGCAAGGTCTCGCCGAAGGACGACATCGAGACCATCAACACCGAGCTGATCCTCGCGGACCTCCAGTCCATCGAGAAGGCGGTGCCGCGCCTGACGAAGGAGTCCCGCCTCCAGAAGGAGAAGATCGCGGTCCTAGCGGCCGTCGAGAAGGCCGTGAAGATCCTCGAAGCGGGCGACACCCTCTTCTCGCACGGGATCACGAAGGGCACGGAGCAGGGCGACCTCCTCCACGAGCTGCACCTCCTCACGGTCAAGCCGTTCCTGTACGTCTTCAACGTGGACGAGGACGAGCTGACGGACGACGCCTTCAAGGCCGAGCAGAGCGCGCTGGTGGCCCCGGCCGAGGCGATCTTCCTGAACGCCAAGCTGGAGGCCGAGCTCATCGAGCTCGAGGACGACGAGGCGCTCGAGCTGCTCCAGTCCGTCGGCCAGGAGGAGCCCGGCATGGCCACCCTCGGCCGCGTCGGCTTCGCCACCCTGGGCCTGCAGACCTACCTGACGGCCGGCCCGAAGGAAACCCGCGCCTGGACCATCAAGAAGGGCGCCACCGCCCCCGAGGCCGCCGGCGTGATCCACACCGACTTCCAGCGCGGCTTCATCAAGGCGGAGATCATCTCCTTCGAGGACCTGGTCGCCTGCGGCTCGGTCGCCGAGGCCCGCTCCAAGGGCAAGGCCCGCATGGAGGGCAAGGACTACGTCATGCAGGACGGCGACGTGGTGGAGTTCCGCTTCAACGTCTGA